Genomic segment of Desulfobulbaceae bacterium:
AATTTTTAGCCCCTTTTTGCGAAACAAATTTTCCAATCGAATCCACATGCAGGCCAAGCTTGTTAATCATCAAGGCTAACGAGACCTCGGTCAAGTCTTCCTGCTCCTTGCAAAGCCGCCAATAGGTCTGCCAGCGCATCCCCTTGGACATCCCCCGCCTGAATGATTTTTAATATGCCTGCCTCCCAGCCCAAACGCGCCCCGGATTTTTTCAGCCCTTCGCGCCATTAAATCAGCGGCATCCTCTCGCTGGCTTGAGTAGGCCAACTGGTGGCAATGCCGACAGGCGAAAATACCGCCACCATTGAGGACCGCCACCCGCCGCCCGCACCCAGCAACCGGGCACAAAACCATGCACGTTGACCGCCATAGTTACAGCCCGTCCAATCGAGCCATACAGGGTATTCCTTGTCCTGCCACTCCTCTCCGCCGCTCCGCTGTCGATACGACAGAATAATCCTGTCAACTTCCGTGCGTACCTGGATGGAGGCCACGTTTTCACCGTTGCGTGACCATTGCCAACTGAAGGCTTGGCCTGGTGCCAATAATCCCTTTCTCTGTAATTGGCGTGAATCTAATTTCCGGTAATCGCCGGTGGTACTCTTGGAACCCAAGTGCCAGCGTCGCCCGCTCCCCTGTCCACCCATTTTTTATCTCTCCGATTTTACCTAAATCATTAAGCTGTTTTGATACTTATTGTCCATGCTCACCAACGGAAATCCCTTGAAAGACCGACCTGTATTGGGTTTCATCCGATTCCTGAATGGTCGTCAATTCGCCTGTTTTTTTTGTGATATTACTCCTTGCCACGCAGCTCCTTCAACTTGATCAGCATAGCCAGTGTCCGTTCAAACTTACGATCAAGGTGAATTTCGTAGCGCGACAGCTTTTCCAATCGTTCAGCCTTCAATCCTTCACCCAGGGTTTGAGCCTTGATCGTGTGATGGTGCAAGGCCTCTTTTCCCATGTTGACACAGAGCGGCCATAGATGTTCGTCAATGAATTCCGCCAATCCTTCGCTGTTTGGTTGATACTCTTCTTCCTCGACATACTTTGCCCACCAGTCCCAGCTATCCGGCAACAAGGCCTTGAGCACCTTACCATAAGCAGAAGGGCCGCCTTTGCGCAGGATTGCCGACGCCTTCAAAATGAAGAGTCACAGTAACATGTACTTTTTTTCTGGTAATGAAGTGAGATGGCTAGTAAGATAAAAAAATTTTTCTATCTTGTACTTTTTGCTACCAAGGACATCCATAACCTCCTGAGTGGTTCCGATGACGCTACCCCGTCATGGAATGAAATTCCGAGATGTGGGGTAAGTTTCAAGATCTCTTTTTATTCATATCTGCAAATGAGACCAGAAAATTTAATAAGCAAAACTGGATAAAACCGCGGAACAACTCAAGCAGATCGAACTTTTTTTTTTGTAACGCCATCAAACTTAACTTAATGTAATTCCATGGCTAAACAAACTTTTGAAGAATGCCTCGAAAAACTGGAACAAATTACCAGGGAAATGGAAGAGGGAAATTTAAGTCTCGAAACATCACTCAAAAAATTTGACGAGGGGATGAAGCTCGCAGATTTCTGTTCCCGAAAACTTGACGAAGCACAAAAACGAGTCGACATCCTGATCAACAAAGACGGCGCTATTCATACTGAACCTTTTATCAACCACTCCACAGAAGACTAGTTGCCATGGACATAGACATCAAGGCATACCTCTCCGCGAAGCGCGAGCAAGTTGAACAAGTTCTATACGCCCTAATGCCAGCACCTGGCAATGAACTTAATCATCATATCGAATCATTGAATTACAGCCTGCAGGCAGGGGGCAAACGAGTGCGGCCGATTCTCTGCCTTGCTGCGGCCGAGTCTTTAGGTCACGATGTCCCCAGTCAACTGATGATCATTCCTTGCGCTCTCGAATGCATCCACACGTACTCTCTCATCCATGACGATCTGCCCGCCATGGATGATGATGCCCTCAGGCGCGGCAAACCGACCAATCACATGATTTATGGTGAAGCTGGAGCAATTTTAGCGGGAGACGGCCTACTCACCTTTGCTTTCGAACTCCTGAGCAAACCAGAAGCAAGCGAATTGGTCTCGGACCGTGACCGATTACGGATCACCCACCTCATCGCCAAAGCCATAGGTTCCTATGGCATGGTGGGCGGCCAAGCCCTGGACATGGAAGCCGAAGACCGGGACATCCCCCTCGCCGCCCTGCAGATGATCCACCAATGCAAAACCGGCGCTCTAATTACCGCCTCGGTTCAGACTGGCGCCATCCTGGGCCAGGCCAACAGCACCCAGTATCAGGCCCTGACCTCCTATGGAGAGCTTGTCGGCTTGGCCTTCCAGATCGTCGATGATCTGCTGAACGTCGAGGGAACCACCGAGCAGCTTGGCAAAGCGTCTGGATCCGACGCCAAAAAATGTAAAGCGACCTATCCAGCATTTCTCGGAGTCGAGCAAACCCGAATTAAAGCGCAGGAAACGATACAAACCGCTATCGACACCTTAGCAGAATTTGGCCCCGCTGCTGATCCGTTACGAGAGCTGGCCCGATATATTTATCGCCGCACGAACTGATCTTTTTCTTCTACTCTAGCGAACCCCTGAGCTAATAATCATGACATTACCGCCTTCACTCCTCTCGGCCATTCACTCGCCAACTGACCTAAAAAAGCTTAATGAAGACCGACTCCCTGAATTGGCAGCAGATATCCGCCGTGAGATCATCGAAACCGTATCCAAGGTCGGTGGACACCTGGCCCCTTCGTTAGGTGTTGTTGAATTGACCATAGCGATCCATTACATATTCAACACCCCGGATGACAAGTTAATATGGGACGTCGGACACCAATGCTATGCTCACAAACTATTAACCGGACGCCTCAATAAATTCAGGACCATTCGCCAATACAAAGGATTAAGCGGATTTCCTAAGCGAGAGGAAAGCCCGTATGACACCTTTGATACCGGACACAGCAGCACCTCGATCTCGGCAGGACTCGGCATCTCCTGTGCCAAAGACCTCCAAAAAGATCCTCGAAAAGTAATTGCGGTAATCGGCGATGGCTCCATGACTGGCGGCATGGCCTTCGAGGCCCTGAACCAGGCAGGCCACTTAGGGAAAGACCTTATCGTTATCCTGAATGATAATGAAATGTCCATCTCTCCGAATGTAGGCGCTTTATCAAGTTTCCTGAGCCGCAAGATGACAGGCGGCACAATGACCAGACTACGAAAGGAAATGGAACATTTTCTGAAATCAATCCCTAACGTCGGAGAAAACATTCTCCAAGTTCTCAAGAAAAGCGAAGGGAGTTTCAAGGGTTTCTTTACACCCGGAATGCTATTCGAAGCGCTGAAATTCGACTATGTCGGGCCAATACCAGGCCATGACCTAAACTCACTCATCGAAACCTTTAAAAACACCAATGAATTTGGCAGCGGACCGACATTGATCCACGTCATCACCAGCAAGGGAAAAGGCTATAAACCTGCAGAAAACAGGCCTGACGACTACCATGGCATCGGACCTTTTGACCTGGCCACCGGCAAAACCATTGACACTAAAGGCGGGGCGCCGACCTATACTTCAGTCTTCGGAAAAACCCTGGTCGAACTCGCTGAGACCAACGAAAAGATTGTCGCTATCACCGCCGCCATGCCCGCAGGAACAGGCCTTACCCACTTTGCCCTACGTTTCCCGAACCGCTTCTTCGATGTGGGCATTGCGGAACAACACGCCGTCACCTTTGCCGCAGGACTCGCCACTGAAAACATCCACCCAGTGGTTGCCATCTACTCGACTTTTCTGCAGCGCTCCCTCGACCAGATCATCCACGATGTATGTCTGCCCAATCTCCCGGTAACCCTCATGCTTGACCGTGCCGGTCTGGTTGGCGACGACGGCCCCACCCACCATGGCGTCTTCGACCTTACCTACCTCCGAATGATTCCCAACCTTGTAGTCATGGCCCCAAAGGACGAAACAGAATTACGCAACATGCTGCACACAGCGGTTCTTCATCCCGGACCAACTGCGATCAGGTACCCCCGAGGACAAGGACTTGGCGCCCAAGATAATGAACTGTTGCAAACACTAGACATTGGGAAAGGGGAACTGCTTAAGGAAGGAAATGATATCCTGCTTCTGCCAATCGGGTCCTGCGTTCAACCTGCGCTGGACGCTGCTCTGGAGCTTGAGAAACATGGAATTAACAGCACCGTGATCAACCCCAGATTTGCAAGCCCCCTGGATCGGGACCTGATTGTCTCCTGGGCCGAAAAAACGGGCCATGTTGTTACCATTGAAGAGAACGTCAAAAAGGGTGGATTTGGCAGTGGTGTGCTGGAACTTCTGTCCGAGATTCCAGGATGCCGGGTAAAAACCACCCTACTCGGACTACCGAACACCTTCATGACGCAAGGACCCCAGGAAACGTTACGCAACCTTGCCGGCATCGACACGCCAGGCATTATCAAGGCTGCTATGGCACTGTTGAACAATGCCTCCCAAGCAAACTAAAAGGGAGCAAGAGCCTATGCGTCTTCTGTCTGGGTAAAAACCTGATCAAGAACATCCCTGACTGTATCAGAAACGCCAAGGAACTTCACCCCAACCCGGATACGTTTTGGCGTCTGATCTGAGTGCCAGGTCATGACTTTCATATTGGAAATCACTCCGCGAAGATCGTTGACCTCGACCGAACCTTGCTCACCGCTAAACTGGACAGACAACATTAACGGGTAAGCCCAGCTAAATAGCGGATCCAGATCCATCTCGCACAACGCACCACCAATACTGATATTTATAACGGTAGCATCAATCCTGACTTGCCGCTGTTCGATAACAGCACACGTATCTCCGATACTGTAACGCTTCGCTTGACGCAAGGTGACCGGGCTGCATACCCGGTCAATGGCCCGGCACAGTGCCTCCGGTGGACAAGGCATAACAAGATGTGAAGAGCCAACCAACTCGGTCGCCATCTCCACATGTTCTTTTTTATCACCGATTAAAAACAAAAACGGAATTTGTGGGCCATCTTCTCTCTGTGCCAACTTCGTGCATAGTTGCAGACCAATCTCATCTTGAATATCCCATGAGTATAAAATCAAATGCACCACCTCACGGTCAACAATCTGCCCGATCTCATCAGCCCCACAGGCATGAAGTATTACCGCATCATCAAGCACAGACAATATTCTGGCACCTAAGACCGTACGCATCATCTCCGACTCATCAACGATTAAAATATGCCTGGCCATCATCCCCTCCCGTTACATTCCAAGTCCAAGTCCACCATGAAACCCTTCAGTTACCCTCTACCATGACATACTGCCATTCGGAAATCAAAGGCCATGATAAGACTCCTAACAAAGTTATCTTTCATGGTGGCAAAAAACGATACCTTTTTCCAGTTCTTTTATCGAAGCCTCCGCTTTTATTATTACTCTCTCACTCCCCATTTGACCTCAACCAATAACCACACATGACTCATCATTGTAATAAAAGGGTCGAGCCTTCCCGCAAGCCGCCAGGATACGCAGAAACAGGCGCAGAGATCTCTCTTAATCGCATCAGGACTCCGCAACCTCCTACAACAAAGCCATTCAACAAATCTCTATGGACTTTCTCCACCTATTTCGCAGAAGGATTTCCCTACACCATCATACGCACCGTCTCTTCCCTTTTTTTCAGAGACAGGGGAATGAGCCTGGAAGCGCTCGGAGTAACGTCCATCTTTGGCCTGCCCTGGGTACTAAAATTCCTCTGGGGACCTCTGATTGATGCGTATAGCAGTAAACGTTCCTGGCTCTTATTCTGCGAAGCATTCCTTGTTTTGATTATCGTGACGGCAACGATCCTAAGCCCTTTACTCAACGCGATTCACTACATCGCCATCCTCTTCTTCCTGGGAAGTTTCATCGCCGCGACCCACGATATCGCTATTGACGGCTATTACCTTGAGGCGCTCAACCAAGCCGAGCAGGCCCAATACTTGGGATTTCGGGTCATGGCCTACCGCATCGCCATGATGACCGGGACCGGGGTCATCGTGACAGTTGGCGCCATGATTGGTTGGAGCTGGGCCTTCGCCCTGGCATCACTGATCATGGGAGCCCTGTTTTCCCTGCACTCCGTAATACTTCCTCAGGTCTGCCAGCAGAAGAGTATCCCCAGACTCTCGCTACCTTTCAGGCAAAAGCACGCCTGGATAATAGGATCCATCGCAGCGACTCTGATCAGCGTTACCCTTCTGACCAACCGAAGCACTAACTTCACACCATTGACCAACAATCTCCCAGCCATTATCACCTTGAGTCTTTTCGCCGGACTAATCCTCATCTGGTATTCAAAAAAACGCCTCCAACAGCTGCTTCATGACAACCCTGATTCTTTTTACGCCAAATCATTCTTATCCTTCATCGACCAACCAAAAATCGGCGCCGTCCTGGGCTTCATCATCTTATGTAGAGCAGGTGAATACATGCTCTCCTGCATGTATTCACCATTCATGGTCGATCTCGGACTAAAGACTCATTATGGGTGGATTTCGGCTGGGGTTGGGCTGCCATGCTCCATTGCCGGAGCAATGCTTGGAGGCTGGGCAATCAGCAGAACAGGACTCAAACGGACGATTTGGCCATTTCTACTTCTTCAAAACCTAACAAATATTGCCTACATGATCCTGGCGTTGCACTACGCAGACCTCATAGGCCCACCTCCACCTACAGAAGAAGCAGATCTTAGCCTCTTACTTTCAGTGGCCTCAATCCATGGCTTTGACCAATTTGCAGGAGGCTTAGGGACGGCGGTGCTGATGACCTTTCTCATGCGACTCTGCCACTCAGACTTCAAGGCGTCGCACTATGCAATCGGTACTGGCTTGATGAGTATCAGCGGACTCTACGCCGGGGTAATCAGTGGCTTTTTGACCGCTTGGTTAGGGTATGGATTGTTTTTCGGAATAAGTTTTTTACTATCAATCCCCGGTATGGCGATGGTTTTCTTTTTACCGATTCACGAGAACGAATCAACAGAGGAGCAGATCGCATAAAAAAAGGGAATATGACTCAAGGCCAAGAAGCCTGATCATATTCCCTCTGAAACTCTTCAAAATAAGTAACTATCCAGCAACACCACATCTGCTTTGTCATAAGCCTGCTCACATAGACGGGCTATAGTTCGCAGGCTTATTTCGCGCATCTGTAGCGCTGCTGAATAGTTACAGTTCCCGACATCTGCTTGTTTTGCGGATTGAGCTGGATAGTTACCCAAATAACAGACTGCAATAAGTTATCTTGACATGCCCGTTGATGTAATTCCCTTATCGGCAATCGCCACTGCAATCGAAAACCCACCTCCGGACATAACTCACAAACCCTTCACCAAAGATTTACTTCGCCATCTTAGCATCTAACGCCTTACTGATCTTATCACTGATATCAAGAGATTCTGCCGAATAGAGCAACCCGTTGCTTCGAGATTTTTCAAAAACAAGGGATAAACCATCAGCCTTGGCAATTTCATTGATCACTGCTTGCAGCTCCTTGAAGATGGGCTCCAGGACCTTCTTCTCCATCTGCTTCATTTCAAACTGAGCATCCTCAACCTTAAGCTGATACTCGCGCATTTTCTTCTGATAATCCCGTTCCTTACCAGCTTTAACCTCTTCACTCCAAGCAGACGCCTTCTTCTCGATCTCCTCCGCCTGGGCCTTCAATGCATCCTGATCACCTTTGAATTTAGGCTCAAGTTCAGCTTTTTTGGCCTCCATTGCCTTCCGGGCCTCGGTGCCAACACGTGATTTTTCGATAATCTGCTGAATATTAAAGGTGGCAATTTTCAGCTCAGCACCTAATGATGGCACAACGGAGGCAAAAAATGCCACAAGAACAACACCACACAAAAAACGTAACGATTTCATAACAATACACCCTTTAATGATTAAAATCCATGTTGCCACCCGCGCAAAAGGCATAAAAAAAACCGTGGCATCTCTTCAGAAGAAAAGATGCCACGGTTTAAAGCCGAAGAAGGAGCGGGTTAAACCATCTGCCGCATCACTTATTACTGTTGAACAAAATCAGCACGACGATTCTGAGACCAAGCAAGTTCGTCATGTCCAAAATTCAAAGGCTTCTCTTCACCATAGCTGATGGTGTTCATCCGGCTCTCACCAACACCCATGTTAGCCAAATACTGTTTTGCAGCAATAGCTCTTCTCTCGCCAAGAGCCATATTGTATTCGTTGGTACCACGCTCGTCACAATTGCCTTCAATGGCAATCATAGCCTGAGGATTATCCTTCAGGTAGGTAGCGTTAGTCTCCATCCGGGTTTGTTGATCAGCACGAACACCTGACTTATCAAAGTCAAAATATACCGGCAACATTGGACCAGTGGTTCGACCTTCCAAAATAGTGAAGGCTGACTTTGGCGCCATAGGCTGGGCATCAAGCGCCTCAGCACCCATATCCTGCTGACCAGCAAAAGCAGGCGTGGCTGCTTCCTCGGCCTTAACCTTCTTCTGGCTACAACCGCTGGCCATAAACACAGCCCCCATCATTACACCAACCGCAACTAACTTTAAGTAACTCTTAACCATCTCTTCTCCTCCCAAATAAGGAATGCTTTGTTTTCTCTGCCCAAAAACAGAGTTTTTATGATATAAAAACTACACCAATAATTCAACACATTTCATGTAATCATCAAAAAAAATCCACTGACTCCTTGAGGAAAATCACAGCAAGAAATCAGATATCAATCCACCACCTCCAACTATCAATCATAAAAAGAAAAATGATACGTTGACAGGTTTCATTTTTTTTGGGAATTTAAGTCGTAGGTTTAAAGGTCTAAAATTTTCACTCGGATATCTAAACATAGACGCGGTCACACCTTCAAACACTAATTTTCAAAACTGTTAAAAAATGATACAAACGGTCGGCAAATATACAGCAACTATTTATTTTCGCAAATAGAATCGCTCATCTCATAAAAATAATTTTCTTAGGCCACATGGATAATAATACGATTCTCGAACAAATGATCTCAATCAACAAATTTGGAACTTTTTTTGGAGTAAAACAAGAAGTCCTTGAAACGGTATGGAATAGCCTGACCGCTCCGGAGGGCAATTCAGTCACATACGTCAGCATGGAAATTGGAGCGGACAACGATGTCCTCAACCCGGTAAAGAATAAATTAGAGCAACTCCCCTTCAGCAGCGGAGACTCCCGCCTTAAGTATTTCACTAGCAAATTCCTTCACGACTCAGGGAAAATACCTAACTACAGCGGCGGTCTCGGGGTCTTAGCAGGCGATACCTTGAAGAGTTTCGCAGACTGTACCATTCCAGTGGTGGCCATCTCACTGCTCTACCGCAAAGGGTACTTTTCCCAACTAATCGATTCACGCGCTGGACAAATAGCCTACTCGACCCAATGGCGTCCAGAGGAGACATCAAACCTTTACCTTCTGAAAGACCCCGTCAATCCTGACATACCTCTTCAAATTGAAATTCCTTTTTTTGAACGTGGTGACAAGAAAGTCAGCGCTTACGCTAATCTCTGGGTAAAAATGGAGATTAACAGCACACTTGATTTTTTTGTTCCGGAAATCCTGCTTGACTACAGCATCTCCCCTTCACCTAGTTGGATCTGCATGGCCGCTGAGCATCTCTACGATAGTCGGAGTGAACGTTCCAAGATAATCCAGCGCCGTCTGTTGGGCGCCGGCGTCATTCCTGTCATGCAGGCCCTTGGAATTACTTCAAATACTATCCATCTAAACGAACAGCACGGTGTGGTGGTGGTACTTCATCTGATCGCCGATTACCTTCAGCATAAATTTGGCGTCGACTACCCCATCCTGGCCGAAGACAAAGATATACTTGATGCGGCAAACAAAGCGGCGGAACGGATGGTTTACACCATCCACACCCCAGTCAAGGCAGGACACGACCGTTTCAGCAAGGACCTCTACTCCGAATTAGGACACTCCTTTTGTCAACGAATCCTCGGGCTTCTCGCTCAAGATGAGGACAACTCAGACCTCTTCAACTTTACTAACCTCGCCATGAAGGTAAATCGGGCGAGCAACAGTGTCAGCCGAATCCACCAACAGGTCACTCAGAAACAATTCCCCAAATACGCCCACAAAATCAAAGCAGTAACCAACGGGGTCCACCACCTTACGTGGATCAGCAAGGCCAAAGCCGAGTTATACGACAGCTTCAAAGAATTTCACCATTGGCGGCTGGATCCCGGCGTTTTTGCCAACGCCTCACAACTCCAGGAAAACAACAAATTTCGAACATACCTTGAGCAAGCATGGCTGACTGACACCACGCTCCTGACTACCTACATCAATCAAATGCTTATCCAGCACCGCAACCAAATGCACGAAACCTGGATCGATCCACCAAATTTCATCTCACACCTGGATGAAAAGAGCAGAGATCTCAATCCGAATATCTTCACCATAGGCTTTGCCCGACGCTTCTCCACTTACAAACGGGCAGATTTGATCTTCGACAACATCGATATACTGGCCAAGATCGTAGTCGAGCACAACTGGCCAGTCAACTTCGTGTTTGCCGGCAAGGCACATCCCTCAGACGAACCAGGAAAAAGCATTATCAAGCTACTGCTCGACCGCCAACAAGAGCTTTACGAGAAAAGCAAAGGCCTGGCCAAACTGATATTTATCCCCGGCTATGACATGGCCATCGCCAAGCTGATGGTGGCAGGAGTACACTCATGGCTGAACACCCCCAAGAGACCACTTGAAGCCAGCGGCACCAGCGGCATGAAGGCAGCGATCAATGGGATCCCCAACATCAGCATCATGGACGGTTGGTGGGTCGAGGGCTATCATGATGGCAAGACAGGATGGAAATTCGGCGCCGAAACTATCGTTACCGAATCTTGCCTCAGCGAAGATGCTGCCTGCCTCCTGTACGAGGAAGATTCAACATCATTCTACAAAGTGTTCCCTCAAATCCTACAAGCCTTCTATGACAAAAGCCTACGCTCGCAATTCATCGACAAATGCATCAACAATATCGCCTTAAACGGTCCGATTTTTAATACTCACCGTCTGGCAGCCGAATATGTCAATCTTTACAAGTTGCCACTTCCAGCGCCAGTCACAAAAAAAATCCATCGGCTTGCTTCACTCTACGACAGCAACCGCTGAGAACTTTAGCAAATTGTATCACAATACGTATTGCTTCTTGTCGTTCGTAGTCAGGTTTGGTAGAAATTAACCTAAAAAGAGCGTAACTATCCAGCGACACCACATCTGCTTTGTCATAAGCCTGCTCACATAGACGGGCTATAGTTCGTAGACTTATTTCGCCCATCTGTAGCGCTGCTGAATAGTTACAAAAGAGCAAAGCAAATTGCTTTTCAATACCCAACCATGATAATCTCGTAAAAAATCACGGGATGGCTCTGCCGTTGACCTAACAATTTTTCACAATCAACATCGACACCGACAGCACTAAGGAACATGACATGGGTGACATCGTTCGTTTTGGCATATCGATCACAGATGACCTATTACTCCGCTTCGACGACCTGATAGCAGAAAAAGGCTATGTCAATCGCTCGGAAGCAATTAGGGACCTGATCCGCAACGCTTTAATAGAAAGGGATTTAACCAACGAACAAGAAGAAGCCATAGGCACCATTTCCATGGTCTATGACCATCACACAAGAGACCTTGCGGACAAACTCACAGAACACCAGCACTCACACCACAAGGAGATCATCTCCGCCTTGCACGTCCATCTTGATCATCACCACTGCCTGGAAGTTGTGGTTGCCAAAGGAATCGCCTCTAACATAAAAAGGCTGGCAGACGAACTGATTGGCACTAAAGGGGTCAAGCATGGCAAACTGATGATGACCACCAACAAAGGGTTAGGCTGAGCAGCTCGGACAGTAAAAAACCGTTACAAAATAAGGTTGTCAGTTTACGGTTGACAGTTGACGGTGATTGGGTCCTGCCAATGGCTGAGGACACACTGACATTGAGTATCATGCGATGATTTATGACTAAGGGACGCGGAAATTACCAATTTACCATAACGCATCCCGGCTTTGGGTCAGATTTGGTCGCAATCCAGGTAAATTGGTAACTTCCGAGTCCCTAACCATGATTCTTTTAACTGTAAACCGATAACTGATTACCGTTAACCTGTGCAGTTAGTTACGATTATTCCTTTATTGAAGGCGGCACAGTGTTTGTTTCGAGGGCTTTGCGAATAGCACTAAGGTCTGCTTTGGGGAGCGAAACAGCCGATGGCTGCTCGGCCTGGGTGATGGCTTGACGATATGCTTTTTCTGCAGCCAGATAATCTCCAAGGGCCGCGTGAGCTAAACCAAGATGATAGTGAACCATGACGTCCTGTGAGTTGATCCTGATTGCCTTCAGGAATTGTTCAACCGCCTCCTTCTCTCGACCAGTCCGGCTCATAACCAACCCGAGTCCGTCAATAGCATTAAAATTCTCCGGGGCCGATTTCAAAACAGTACTGAACTCCGCTTCTGCCTCAACATACTTCTTCTTTCTCAGTAAAACCATTCCCAGCTTATTACGCACCTCATGCTGTTCCGGCTGAAACTCCAACAGTATCTGATACTCCGTCTCAGCCACGGCATCTGGCATATTGGCATCAGTCACATGGCCCCATCCCTGATTGGATTGGCACAGAAGAAGAAACACCAGACCCGCTATCGCGCATAACATTCTCCGGCATGGTAAGCGATCACAGGGCACCCCCTCTGCTTTGTCATGGGGCTGCTCACCCAGTGTATAGCTCGCAACCCCATTTCGCGCATCTGGGGTACCCTGCAATCGCTTACAGTTCTGAGGCAGAGCGCAGTTTCTAGTTTTTACCCCGAGATCACTTATCCGGCATGAGCTGCCAAGCCCCACCCACCCCCAAAGACACTCCAGCCATCGTTTGGTCATCGAATATTTCCTCATATTAAAGCCCGGCCAGCCCCTGAATCGAGTGGTAGAGAGTATAAGCGCCAAGGACAGTAATGACCACAGCGCTGACAATGCCCATCCGTCGCCCAAACTCCTGATTGGCTGCAATCTGCTCGGTCAAACGGCCGGCATGGGACAGAACCACGCCGATAGTCATCATCACCACTCCCAAGCCCACCGAGAAAAAGATCGCCATGGTCAACCCTTGAGCAATACGACCAGCGGCAATCGCTGCCAGCAAGGTAGCAATCGCTGCCGGACAAGGGACCAATCCGCCAGAGATTCCAAGGATCAGAAGATTCCACTTTTTATACGCCTGCTTCTCTGTGGCTCGGCCACCCCCAACTTCGATACTGGGCTTCTGATCATGACCATGATCGTGCTCCAGATCAGAACTATGGCGCTGATGTTCGTCTTTGCCGTGATCGTGAGCCAGTGAGGGGCCATGACTATGCCCATGTCCGTGGCCGTGACCATGCCCACCGTGGCCAAAGAGATGAGAATGATGACCGCCTTGACCACCCAATCGCTGAGTTAACATCCAGATACCCACGATCAGGATCAAGATCGATGAGCCCAGACCAAGCCAGGCGTGCAGTTGCGTCTCGGTATAAGTATGAGAGAGAGCCTTGGCGATAATTCCCAGCATGATAACACTAAAGGTATGGGTG
This window contains:
- a CDS encoding exodeoxyribonuclease VII small subunit: MAKQTFEECLEKLEQITREMEEGNLSLETSLKKFDEGMKLADFCSRKLDEAQKRVDILINKDGAIHTEPFINHSTED
- a CDS encoding polyprenyl synthetase family protein, producing the protein MDIKAYLSAKREQVEQVLYALMPAPGNELNHHIESLNYSLQAGGKRVRPILCLAAAESLGHDVPSQLMIIPCALECIHTYSLIHDDLPAMDDDALRRGKPTNHMIYGEAGAILAGDGLLTFAFELLSKPEASELVSDRDRLRITHLIAKAIGSYGMVGGQALDMEAEDRDIPLAALQMIHQCKTGALITASVQTGAILGQANSTQYQALTSYGELVGLAFQIVDDLLNVEGTTEQLGKASGSDAKKCKATYPAFLGVEQTRIKAQETIQTAIDTLAEFGPAADPLRELARYIYRRTN
- the dxs gene encoding 1-deoxy-D-xylulose-5-phosphate synthase, with product MTLPPSLLSAIHSPTDLKKLNEDRLPELAADIRREIIETVSKVGGHLAPSLGVVELTIAIHYIFNTPDDKLIWDVGHQCYAHKLLTGRLNKFRTIRQYKGLSGFPKREESPYDTFDTGHSSTSISAGLGISCAKDLQKDPRKVIAVIGDGSMTGGMAFEALNQAGHLGKDLIVILNDNEMSISPNVGALSSFLSRKMTGGTMTRLRKEMEHFLKSIPNVGENILQVLKKSEGSFKGFFTPGMLFEALKFDYVGPIPGHDLNSLIETFKNTNEFGSGPTLIHVITSKGKGYKPAENRPDDYHGIGPFDLATGKTIDTKGGAPTYTSVFGKTLVELAETNEKIVAITAAMPAGTGLTHFALRFPNRFFDVGIAEQHAVTFAAGLATENIHPVVAIYSTFLQRSLDQIIHDVCLPNLPVTLMLDRAGLVGDDGPTHHGVFDLTYLRMIPNLVVMAPKDETELRNMLHTAVLHPGPTAIRYPRGQGLGAQDNELLQTLDIGKGELLKEGNDILLLPIGSCVQPALDAALELEKHGINSTVINPRFASPLDRDLIVSWAEKTGHVVTIEENVKKGGFGSGVLELLSEIPGCRVKTTLLGLPNTFMTQGPQETLRNLAGIDTPGIIKAAMALLNNASQAN
- a CDS encoding response regulator, which codes for MMARHILIVDESEMMRTVLGARILSVLDDAVILHACGADEIGQIVDREVVHLILYSWDIQDEIGLQLCTKLAQREDGPQIPFLFLIGDKKEHVEMATELVGSSHLVMPCPPEALCRAIDRVCSPVTLRQAKRYSIGDTCAVIEQRQVRIDATVINISIGGALCEMDLDPLFSWAYPLMLSVQFSGEQGSVEVNDLRGVISNMKVMTWHSDQTPKRIRVGVKFLGVSDTVRDVLDQVFTQTEDA
- a CDS encoding AmpG family muropeptide MFS transporter, with amino-acid sequence MTHHCNKRVEPSRKPPGYAETGAEISLNRIRTPQPPTTKPFNKSLWTFSTYFAEGFPYTIIRTVSSLFFRDRGMSLEALGVTSIFGLPWVLKFLWGPLIDAYSSKRSWLLFCEAFLVLIIVTATILSPLLNAIHYIAILFFLGSFIAATHDIAIDGYYLEALNQAEQAQYLGFRVMAYRIAMMTGTGVIVTVGAMIGWSWAFALASLIMGALFSLHSVILPQVCQQKSIPRLSLPFRQKHAWIIGSIAATLISVTLLTNRSTNFTPLTNNLPAIITLSLFAGLILIWYSKKRLQQLLHDNPDSFYAKSFLSFIDQPKIGAVLGFIILCRAGEYMLSCMYSPFMVDLGLKTHYGWISAGVGLPCSIAGAMLGGWAISRTGLKRTIWPFLLLQNLTNIAYMILALHYADLIGPPPPTEEADLSLLLSVASIHGFDQFAGGLGTAVLMTFLMRLCHSDFKASHYAIGTGLMSISGLYAGVISGFLTAWLGYGLFFGISFLLSIPGMAMVFFLPIHENESTEEQIA
- a CDS encoding OmpH family outer membrane protein, coding for MPFARVATWILIIKGCIVMKSLRFLCGVVLVAFFASVVPSLGAELKIATFNIQQIIEKSRVGTEARKAMEAKKAELEPKFKGDQDALKAQAEEIEKKASAWSEEVKAGKERDYQKKMREYQLKVEDAQFEMKQMEKKVLEPIFKELQAVINEIAKADGLSLVFEKSRSNGLLYSAESLDISDKISKALDAKMAK